A stretch of the Ochrobactrum sp. BTU1 genome encodes the following:
- a CDS encoding heme ABC transporter permease, producing the protein MTKDIVKTTSWLDLANPTRFLAFAGKVLPWLGGLSALILAAGLYMVFLSPDDYQQGLTVRIMYIHVPFAWLSMMCYSIMAISALGTLVWRHPLADVSIRAAAPLGAVFTALALATGSLWGKPMWGTWWVWDARLTSVFVLFLMYLGIIALSRAMDDPAKSAKPVAVLTLVGFINIPIIKFSVDWWNTLHQPASVFRMDGPTIDGSMLRPLFVMAIGFTLLFLALHMMAMRNEIWRRRVASMKKLAARNVDRNRAKQAGERA; encoded by the coding sequence ATGACGAAAGACATCGTGAAAACCACAAGCTGGCTCGATCTGGCAAATCCCACGCGCTTCCTCGCTTTCGCGGGCAAGGTTTTGCCGTGGCTTGGCGGCCTGTCTGCGCTCATTCTGGCAGCCGGCCTTTATATGGTTTTCCTGTCGCCGGATGATTATCAGCAGGGACTGACTGTCCGTATCATGTATATCCATGTGCCTTTCGCATGGCTTTCCATGATGTGTTATTCGATCATGGCAATTTCGGCGCTGGGCACGCTGGTCTGGCGTCATCCGCTGGCCGATGTTTCGATCCGCGCTGCGGCTCCCTTGGGCGCGGTGTTCACAGCACTTGCACTTGCAACCGGTTCGCTCTGGGGCAAGCCGATGTGGGGCACATGGTGGGTGTGGGACGCGCGCCTGACATCCGTCTTCGTGCTTTTCCTGATGTATCTTGGCATTATCGCGCTGTCGCGTGCAATGGATGACCCGGCCAAAAGCGCCAAGCCTGTGGCGGTGCTCACACTGGTCGGCTTCATCAATATTCCTATCATCAAATTCTCGGTCGACTGGTGGAACACGTTGCATCAGCCAGCATCCGTCTTCCGTATGGATGGCCCGACGATTGACGGCTCCATGCTTCGTCCGCTTTTCGTGATGGCCATCGGCTTCACACTGCTGTTTCTGGCGCTTCACATGATGGCGATGCGCAATGAAATCTGGCGTCGCCGGGTGGCTTCGATGAAAAAGCT
- a CDS encoding GNAT family N-acetyltransferase produces MPHIRDFKPTDIEAITTIYTEAVLNGSGSYEIEPPTIEEMTRRFDIFVEQGFPILVAEENGLVLGYAYISYFRTRPAYRWLAEDSIYIAPDAKGKGVGKLLLGELIQRATALGFRQLLAVVGDGEHNIGSVKLHESLGFIHCGRIQGSGFKHGRWLDTVLMQLSLNGGCAVDPGEMPLA; encoded by the coding sequence ATGCCCCATATCCGCGATTTCAAGCCCACTGATATTGAAGCCATCACGACGATCTACACGGAGGCCGTGCTGAACGGTTCCGGTTCTTACGAGATCGAGCCGCCCACCATTGAGGAAATGACACGGCGCTTCGACATCTTTGTCGAGCAGGGCTTTCCAATTCTTGTTGCGGAAGAAAATGGACTGGTCTTGGGCTATGCCTATATAAGCTATTTTCGAACCCGCCCGGCCTATCGCTGGCTTGCGGAAGATTCGATCTATATCGCACCCGATGCCAAGGGGAAGGGCGTCGGCAAGCTTCTGCTTGGCGAGCTCATCCAGCGTGCGACAGCATTAGGCTTCAGGCAGCTGCTGGCGGTAGTTGGTGATGGTGAGCACAATATCGGCTCTGTGAAGCTGCATGAGAGCTTGGGATTTATCCATTGCGGACGAATCCAGGGCTCAGGCTTCAAGCATGGGCGCTGGCTTGATACGGTCCTCATGCAGCTGTCGCTCAATGGAGGTTGCGCTGTTGACCCCGGCGAGATGCCGCTGGCTTAA
- a CDS encoding thioredoxin family protein has protein sequence MGLAFTGCLSMHGVAKAQDSSTRTSVLELYTSQGCKSCPQADKNLAKYADDANVLALSFHVNYWDYMGWRDTLASQDNTDRQNAYRNSFNAKMVYTPQAIVNGASEMNGGDAEVVKQHIAASKLNVPVSIKKLDDGRLSIEIAAGKKPAKPVHVVMFYLRDSVTIPIDKGENAGQSVTYRNTVTDINTIGMWDGKALKIELPASELTRKDVTGCAVVLQESKSDNALGQIHGAAIFKQEDRLGL, from the coding sequence CTGGGTTTGGCCTTCACCGGGTGTCTATCCATGCATGGGGTGGCAAAGGCCCAAGATAGCAGCACGCGAACTTCGGTTCTTGAGCTTTATACCAGTCAGGGCTGTAAATCCTGCCCACAGGCTGACAAGAATTTGGCGAAATACGCCGATGATGCGAACGTGCTCGCGCTGTCATTCCACGTCAATTACTGGGATTATATGGGCTGGCGAGATACGCTAGCTTCTCAGGACAATACAGATCGCCAGAATGCCTATCGCAATTCGTTCAATGCGAAGATGGTCTACACGCCTCAAGCGATCGTAAATGGCGCATCGGAAATGAATGGCGGCGACGCCGAGGTTGTTAAGCAGCATATTGCGGCGAGCAAGCTCAATGTTCCCGTTAGTATCAAGAAGCTTGATGACGGTCGTCTGTCTATCGAGATAGCGGCAGGCAAAAAGCCTGCAAAGCCTGTTCATGTGGTAATGTTTTACCTGCGCGATTCAGTGACAATCCCGATTGATAAGGGTGAGAACGCCGGGCAGTCAGTCACCTATCGCAACACCGTGACTGACATCAATACAATCGGCATGTGGGATGGCAAAGCTCTGAAGATTGAGCTGCCTGCCTCAGAACTCACGCGCAAAGACGTGACCGGCTGTGCGGTCGTACTGCAGGAAAGCAAAAGCGACAATGCTCTTGGCCAGATTCACGGTGCAGCTATTTTCAAACAGGAAGATCGGCTAGGTCTCTAG
- the ccmA gene encoding heme ABC exporter ATP-binding protein CcmA → MRLGAENLAGERGGETIFAGLSFEVLSGEALIVTGPNGSGKSTLLRIICGLLAPEAGKIELLEDRAALPVRATCHYLGHQNAMKPALSVRENLLFWQKFNGSARFDIDEALEAVDLPGVEYLPFGYLSTGQKRRVSIAKLLISHRPLWIVDEPTAGLDKASESRFAELMRDHMRDGGMVIAATHIPLGLEGVRTLDMASFSHEVA, encoded by the coding sequence ATGCGGCTTGGGGCCGAAAATCTGGCGGGCGAGCGCGGCGGCGAAACGATCTTTGCAGGTCTTTCATTTGAAGTATTGTCCGGCGAAGCGCTGATTGTCACTGGCCCGAACGGCTCCGGAAAGTCTACTTTACTGCGCATTATCTGCGGTCTGCTTGCCCCTGAAGCTGGCAAGATCGAGCTGCTGGAAGACAGAGCCGCGTTGCCCGTTCGAGCAACCTGCCATTATCTCGGCCACCAGAATGCAATGAAGCCCGCTTTAAGCGTACGTGAGAACCTTTTGTTCTGGCAGAAATTCAACGGTTCAGCACGATTTGACATTGATGAAGCGCTGGAAGCCGTTGATCTGCCGGGAGTTGAATATTTGCCTTTCGGCTATCTCTCGACAGGGCAAAAGCGCCGCGTTTCCATTGCCAAGCTGCTGATCAGCCACCGTCCGCTCTGGATCGTAGATGAACCGACCGCTGGTCTCGACAAGGCATCTGAATCTCGCTTTGCAGAATTGATGCGCGATCATATGCGGGACGGCGGTATGGTTATTGCCGCAACGCATATTCCGCTGGGCCTCGAAGGTGTGCGGACGCTCGACATGGCCAGCTTTTCGCACGAGGTTGCGTGA
- a CDS encoding DUF2794 domain-containing protein, with product MDRPSAANEDASSHSLSHPSASPKVVPLGQIKPPAPTVSFDRHELGKILNIYGRMVATGAWRDYAIDHLADRAVFSIFRRASEVPLFRVEKNPKLAQKQGAYSVISASGLIMKRGHELERVLRVFDKSLKLVDN from the coding sequence ATGGATAGACCAAGCGCTGCGAACGAGGATGCGTCCTCTCATTCGCTTTCCCATCCTTCGGCATCGCCCAAGGTTGTACCTCTAGGGCAGATAAAACCGCCTGCTCCGACCGTCAGCTTCGACCGACACGAGCTTGGTAAAATCCTCAATATTTATGGCCGCATGGTCGCGACAGGTGCATGGCGCGATTATGCGATTGACCATCTCGCAGACAGAGCGGTGTTCTCTATTTTCCGCCGTGCGAGCGAGGTCCCGCTTTTCCGCGTCGAGAAAAATCCAAAGCTTGCCCAGAAGCAGGGTGCCTATTCTGTGATATCTGCAAGCGGTCTCATTATGAAACGCGGACACGAGCTTGAACGTGTGCTCCGCGTTTTCGATAAGAGCCTGAAGCTGGTTGATAATTAA
- a CDS encoding Bax inhibitor-1/YccA family protein — MADFRNIQAQQRPVGGARVGADIDQGLRSYMLGVYNMMAIGLVVTGLAALAVSSLATTTDPSAAVAQLANGKMLTSLGAALYTSPLRWVVMLAPLAAVFFLSFRIERLSVSTANAVFWGYAALVGLSLSSVFLVFTGQSIVRTFFVTAASFGALSLYGYTTKRDLSAMGSFLMMGLFGLIIASVVNIFLGSTALQFAISVIGVLIFAGLTAYDTQSIKEMYFEGDSADSQGRKVVMGALRLYLDFINMFMFLLQFMGNRD; from the coding sequence ATGGCTGACTTTCGCAATATTCAGGCACAGCAGAGGCCGGTAGGTGGCGCTCGCGTTGGTGCTGACATCGATCAGGGCCTCCGCAGCTATATGCTCGGCGTCTACAACATGATGGCAATTGGTCTGGTTGTTACAGGCCTTGCTGCTTTGGCTGTCTCATCGTTGGCAACCACAACCGATCCGTCGGCAGCTGTTGCACAGCTTGCAAACGGCAAAATGCTCACCTCACTTGGTGCAGCACTTTATACATCTCCGCTGCGCTGGGTGGTTATGCTCGCTCCGCTCGCAGCTGTATTCTTCCTGAGCTTCCGCATCGAGCGTCTGTCGGTTTCGACCGCTAACGCCGTGTTCTGGGGCTATGCAGCTCTCGTCGGTCTGTCGCTGTCGTCGGTCTTCCTGGTCTTTACCGGCCAGAGCATCGTTCGCACCTTCTTCGTAACGGCTGCTTCGTTCGGCGCATTGTCGCTCTATGGTTACACAACCAAGCGCGACCTGTCCGCAATGGGCTCGTTCCTGATGATGGGTCTGTTCGGCCTGATCATCGCTTCGGTCGTTAACATCTTCCTCGGCTCCACCGCGCTGCAGTTTGCAATCTCGGTGATCGGCGTTCTGATCTTCGCAGGTTTGACCGCTTATGACACGCAGTCGATCAAGGAAATGTACTTTGAAGGTGATTCTGCGGATTCGCAGGGCCGCAAGGTTGTTATGGGCGCGCTGCGTCTGTACCTCGACTTCATCAACATGTTCATGTTCCTGCTTCAGTTCATGGGTAACCGTGACTAA
- the acnA gene encoding aconitate hydratase AcnA — translation MSNIDSFKSRKTLTVNGKDYVYYSLTEAEKNGLTGISKLPFSMKVLLENLLRFEDDRSVKKSDIEAVAAWLTDRGSAGAEIAYRPARVLMQDFTGVPAVVDLAAMRDGLKALGGDPEKINPLVPVDLVIDHSVIVDEFGNPSAFKANVDLEYQRNGERYRFLKWGQQAFKNFRVVPPGTGICHQVNLEYLAQAVWTKEEDGVTVAYPDTCVGTDSHTTMVNGLGVLGWGVGGIEAEAAMLGQPVSMLLPEVIGFRLTGKVKEGVTATDLVLTVTQMLRKKGVVGKFVEFFGEGLENMTLADRATIANMGPEYGATCGFFPIDKETLNYMNTTGRAEDRLALVEAYSRAQGMWREKGSEDPVFTDILELDMGDVVPSMAGPKRPEGRIALENIGSGFATSLETEYKKTTGQTTRYAVEGEDYDLGHGDVAIAAITSCTNTSNPSVLIAAGLLARNAVAKGLKTKPWVKTSLAPGSQVVAAYLESAGLQKDLDALGFNLVGFGCTTCIGNSGPLPAPISKTINEKGLIAAAVLSGNRNFEGRVSPDVQANYLASPPLVVAHALAGTVTKDLTKEPLGEDQNGNPVFLRDIWPSSAEIQEFIAKNVTRKVFSEKYADVFKGDENWQAVQVPAGQTYAWDDNSTYVQNPPYFVGMGKSAGTIADVKGARVLGLFGDKITTDHISPAGSIKAQSPAGKYLIDHGVGIADFNQYGTRRGNHEVMMRGTFANIRIRNHMLGENGREGGYTIHYPSKEETSIYDAAMQYKAEGVPLVIFAGVEYGNGSSRDWAAKGTNLLGVKAVIAQSFERIHRSNLVGMGIVPFVFEEGTSWQTLGLKGDEIVSIEGLADVRPRQKVEASITYADGTVKKVPLICRIDTLDELDYMKNGGILQTVLRDLAA, via the coding sequence GTGTCAAACATTGATAGTTTCAAAAGCCGCAAAACGCTTACCGTCAACGGTAAGGACTATGTCTATTACAGCCTGACCGAAGCCGAAAAGAACGGTCTTACTGGCATTTCCAAACTTCCATTTTCCATGAAGGTTCTGCTTGAGAACCTGCTTCGCTTTGAAGATGACCGCTCCGTCAAGAAGTCGGATATCGAAGCTGTTGCCGCATGGCTCACAGATCGCGGTTCGGCAGGTGCAGAAATCGCCTATCGCCCGGCACGCGTGCTCATGCAGGACTTCACCGGCGTTCCTGCCGTTGTTGACCTTGCAGCCATGCGCGATGGCCTCAAGGCACTCGGCGGCGATCCTGAAAAAATCAACCCACTGGTTCCTGTCGATCTCGTCATCGACCACTCAGTCATCGTCGATGAATTCGGCAATCCCAGCGCATTCAAGGCCAATGTGGATCTTGAATATCAGCGCAATGGCGAACGCTACCGCTTCCTGAAATGGGGCCAGCAGGCATTCAAGAACTTCCGCGTCGTTCCTCCGGGCACAGGCATCTGCCATCAGGTGAACCTCGAATATCTGGCACAGGCAGTATGGACCAAGGAAGAGGACGGCGTGACCGTTGCTTATCCTGACACCTGCGTCGGCACCGATTCCCACACCACCATGGTCAATGGCCTTGGCGTTCTTGGCTGGGGTGTTGGTGGCATCGAAGCGGAAGCTGCGATGCTCGGCCAGCCGGTTTCCATGCTGCTGCCGGAAGTCATCGGCTTCCGCCTGACCGGCAAGGTCAAAGAAGGCGTGACCGCAACAGATCTCGTGCTCACCGTCACGCAGATGCTGCGCAAGAAGGGCGTCGTCGGCAAGTTCGTCGAGTTCTTCGGCGAAGGCCTCGAAAACATGACGCTCGCTGATCGCGCGACTATTGCGAACATGGGCCCGGAATATGGCGCAACCTGCGGCTTCTTCCCGATCGACAAGGAAACGCTCAACTATATGAACACGACCGGTCGCGCAGAAGACCGTCTCGCGCTTGTTGAAGCCTATTCCCGTGCGCAGGGCATGTGGCGTGAAAAGGGTTCCGAAGACCCGGTCTTCACCGACATTCTTGAACTCGACATGGGTGACGTGGTTCCATCGATGGCTGGTCCAAAGCGTCCTGAAGGCCGCATTGCGCTGGAAAACATCGGATCGGGTTTCGCAACTTCGCTTGAAACCGAATACAAGAAGACGACCGGCCAGACCACGCGTTATGCCGTTGAAGGCGAAGACTATGATCTTGGTCATGGCGATGTGGCAATTGCCGCTATCACATCGTGCACCAACACCTCGAACCCAAGCGTTCTGATTGCTGCCGGTCTTCTGGCACGCAACGCCGTTGCCAAGGGGCTTAAGACCAAGCCTTGGGTCAAGACCTCGCTCGCTCCTGGTTCCCAGGTGGTTGCCGCTTATCTTGAGTCGGCTGGCCTGCAAAAAGACCTTGATGCGCTCGGCTTCAACCTTGTTGGTTTCGGTTGCACGACCTGTATCGGTAACTCCGGTCCATTGCCTGCTCCGATCTCCAAGACCATCAATGAAAAGGGTCTGATTGCGGCAGCCGTTCTTTCCGGCAACCGTAACTTTGAAGGTCGTGTTTCGCCTGACGTCCAGGCAAACTATCTGGCTTCGCCGCCTTTGGTTGTTGCTCATGCGCTTGCTGGCACGGTCACCAAGGACCTGACCAAAGAGCCACTTGGCGAAGATCAGAACGGTAATCCGGTGTTCCTGCGTGACATCTGGCCTTCATCGGCTGAAATCCAGGAATTCATCGCCAAGAATGTCACCCGCAAAGTCTTCTCGGAGAAATATGCGGATGTGTTCAAGGGCGACGAAAACTGGCAGGCCGTGCAGGTTCCTGCTGGCCAGACCTATGCATGGGACGACAATTCAACCTATGTACAGAACCCGCCTTACTTCGTGGGCATGGGCAAGTCGGCTGGTACGATTGCAGACGTCAAGGGCGCCCGCGTTTTGGGCCTCTTCGGCGACAAGATCACGACCGACCACATCTCGCCTGCTGGTTCCATCAAGGCACAGTCGCCTGCTGGTAAATATCTCATCGACCATGGCGTCGGCATTGCTGACTTCAACCAGTACGGCACGCGTCGTGGCAACCATGAAGTGATGATGCGCGGCACCTTCGCCAATATCCGTATTCGTAACCACATGCTGGGCGAAAACGGTCGTGAAGGCGGCTACACCATCCATTACCCGTCGAAGGAAGAGACCTCGATCTACGATGCTGCCATGCAGTATAAGGCCGAGGGTGTTCCGCTCGTCATCTTTGCGGGTGTCGAATATGGCAATGGTTCGTCGCGTGACTGGGCTGCAAAGGGCACCAACCTGCTCGGCGTGAAGGCTGTGATTGCGCAGTCGTTTGAGCGTATTCACCGCTCCAACCTCGTTGGCATGGGCATTGTGCCTTTCGTCTTCGAGGAAGGCACAAGCTGGCAGACGCTCGGTCTGAAGGGTGACGAAATCGTCTCCATCGAAGGCCTTGCCGATGTGCGCCCACGCCAGAAGGTTGAAGCTTCCATCACCTATGCCGATGGCACGGTGAAGAAGGTTCCGCTCATCTGCCGTATCGATACGCTGGACGAGCTCGACTACATGAAGAATGGTGGCATTCTGCAGACCGTTCTGCGCGATCTCGCTGCTTAA
- the ccmB gene encoding heme exporter protein CcmB — MLALFLRDLRLSFRAGGGALIGILFFLAVISVMPFGVGPDLNLLARIGPAMLWIGALLATLLGLDRLFQADREDGSLDLLLIGADRHMLAFTVFVKCVAHWVASVLPLVIASPMLGLFMNMDTTATAATALTLLVGTPAIAFIGAVGAALAVALPRGGLLVSVIVLPLTIPVLIFGVSASYGATDAVAPFFAPFLILCALTLFFAVLGPIAAAAVLKTSAD; from the coding sequence ATGCTGGCACTTTTTCTGCGAGATTTGCGTCTGAGTTTCCGTGCCGGCGGCGGCGCGCTGATCGGCATTCTGTTTTTTCTGGCAGTCATTTCAGTGATGCCATTTGGCGTCGGTCCCGATCTCAATCTACTGGCGCGCATTGGGCCTGCCATGCTGTGGATCGGCGCTTTGCTGGCGACACTTCTTGGCCTCGATCGGCTGTTTCAGGCGGATCGCGAAGATGGCTCGCTTGATCTGCTGCTGATCGGCGCAGACCGCCATATGCTGGCTTTTACAGTGTTTGTGAAATGCGTCGCTCATTGGGTCGCGAGTGTTCTGCCGCTGGTCATTGCCTCGCCGATGCTTGGGCTTTTTATGAATATGGATACGACGGCAACCGCTGCAACAGCGCTCACACTTCTGGTCGGAACCCCCGCAATTGCCTTTATCGGCGCTGTAGGTGCGGCACTTGCTGTGGCTTTGCCGCGGGGCGGTCTGCTGGTTTCGGTGATCGTGCTGCCGCTGACTATTCCAGTGCTGATTTTCGGCGTATCTGCTTCTTATGGCGCGACCGATGCGGTGGCGCCTTTCTTTGCACCGTTTCTTATTCTCTGCGCATTGACTTTGTTTTTTGCAGTTTTGGGGCCGATCGCTGCGGCGGCTGTTCTTAAAACGTCGGCGGATTGA
- a CDS encoding ABC transporter permease, protein MSKFASFSLALRFALREMRGGLSGFYIFLACIALGVAAIGGVNSVARSVSTGIAVEGQSILGGDVSFALNQREASADERAFIDQQGKVAESATMRSMARLPDGSDQSLVEVKAVDAVYPLYGALKVAPELSLEDMTKQQNGAYGAAVSQDFLNRMGVQLGTKVLLGSETFELRALIESEPDLLSSGFNFAPRFLVSMDGLRASGLIQPGSLVDHIYKVALPDGAPDSAIAELRTRAAADFPDAGWNIRSRNNAAPALTANIERFSQFLTLVGLTALIVGGVGVANAVRAYLDGKRGVIATFKSLGAPARFAVLVYLVQIMVIGLIGIVLGLVLAAIIPYAAALALANYLPVAGGGGFFPQALALAAVFGLITTLAFAIIPLGRAREIPATALFREQGFEQRGLPPLLYLTLAVLLIAALAGLALYVAYDRRIAAIFIVSSIAAFGVLRLVADGIRWLARRAPRTRSTAVRLAVGNIYRPGALTPSVVLSLGLGLTLMVAIALIDGNLRRQVTENIPAQAPDFFFVDIQNNDISDFTKLVSGIVPDGKLTSGPMLRGRIVAFNGTNVRDMTIPPEAAWVLRGDRGITFADKVPENSTLTEGEWWPENYSGEPLVSFAEREGKELGLKLGDTVTVNVLGRNINAKIASFRQLQWETLAMNFVMVFSPNTFTGAPATWLATLTIPDGQKNLAPDVLRQVTKTWPAVTTVSVTDALDVANDLISQLATAIRAAASIALAASVLVLGGALAAGNRARVHDAVVLKTLGATRGTLIAAYIVEYMLLGLATAVFALVAGGVAGWYVVVEVMKLKAQFLPDVALMTVAVALVLTVGFGLAGTWRVLGQKPATVLRTI, encoded by the coding sequence ATGAGCAAGTTTGCTTCCTTCTCTCTCGCTCTCCGCTTTGCATTGCGTGAAATGCGTGGCGGGCTCTCCGGATTTTATATCTTTCTGGCCTGTATCGCCTTGGGTGTCGCAGCGATTGGTGGCGTGAATTCAGTTGCACGTTCGGTCAGCACAGGGATTGCAGTCGAAGGCCAGAGTATTCTTGGCGGCGATGTCAGCTTTGCGCTTAATCAGCGCGAGGCAAGTGCCGACGAGCGCGCTTTCATAGACCAGCAGGGCAAGGTTGCCGAAAGTGCCACGATGCGCTCCATGGCACGTCTGCCGGATGGCTCCGATCAGTCGCTGGTTGAAGTGAAGGCGGTTGATGCCGTCTATCCGCTTTATGGCGCATTGAAAGTAGCACCTGAGCTTTCGCTTGAAGACATGACGAAACAGCAGAATGGTGCCTATGGCGCCGCTGTCAGTCAGGATTTCCTCAATCGCATGGGCGTTCAGCTTGGAACGAAAGTTCTGCTTGGTTCTGAAACTTTTGAGCTGCGTGCATTGATCGAAAGCGAACCCGACCTTCTGTCGTCGGGTTTTAATTTTGCGCCGCGTTTTCTGGTTTCGATGGATGGCCTTCGTGCGTCTGGGTTGATCCAGCCCGGAAGCCTTGTCGATCATATCTATAAGGTGGCATTGCCGGATGGTGCGCCCGATTCCGCAATTGCTGAGCTTCGCACCCGTGCAGCTGCAGATTTTCCGGATGCAGGCTGGAATATCCGCTCACGCAACAACGCAGCCCCGGCGCTGACCGCAAATATCGAACGCTTCTCGCAGTTTCTCACACTGGTGGGCCTGACGGCGCTTATTGTTGGTGGCGTTGGTGTCGCAAATGCTGTGCGTGCCTATCTTGATGGCAAGCGCGGCGTGATTGCGACTTTTAAGTCATTGGGTGCACCTGCACGTTTTGCAGTGCTGGTCTATCTCGTGCAGATCATGGTGATCGGCCTTATCGGCATCGTTCTAGGTTTGGTGCTTGCCGCGATCATTCCATATGCAGCCGCTTTGGCGCTCGCCAATTATCTGCCCGTTGCAGGTGGCGGCGGCTTCTTCCCGCAAGCGCTAGCTTTGGCGGCAGTTTTCGGTCTCATCACGACGCTTGCCTTTGCGATTATCCCGCTTGGTCGTGCCCGTGAAATTCCGGCAACGGCGCTATTTCGCGAACAGGGCTTTGAACAACGTGGATTACCGCCACTTCTTTATCTAACGCTCGCTGTTTTGCTGATTGCTGCTTTGGCAGGCTTGGCACTTTACGTCGCTTATGATCGACGGATTGCTGCGATCTTCATCGTATCATCAATTGCGGCCTTTGGTGTTTTGCGGCTGGTCGCGGACGGTATCCGTTGGCTGGCGCGTCGCGCGCCGCGCACGCGTTCGACAGCAGTTCGGCTTGCTGTTGGCAATATTTATCGCCCTGGCGCGCTGACACCATCCGTGGTGCTTTCGCTGGGGCTTGGCCTTACGCTAATGGTGGCGATTGCGCTCATTGATGGTAATCTGCGGCGTCAGGTAACGGAGAATATTCCGGCACAGGCTCCGGACTTTTTCTTTGTCGATATTCAGAACAATGACATCAGTGACTTCACCAAGCTTGTGAGCGGCATTGTCCCGGATGGCAAACTCACCTCCGGTCCGATGCTGCGCGGTCGTATCGTCGCTTTTAACGGCACCAATGTTCGTGACATGACCATTCCACCGGAAGCAGCCTGGGTCCTGCGTGGCGACCGTGGCATTACCTTTGCTGACAAAGTTCCAGAAAATTCGACGCTGACCGAAGGCGAATGGTGGCCCGAAAATTACTCCGGCGAGCCACTTGTTTCTTTCGCAGAACGTGAAGGCAAGGAGCTTGGGTTGAAGCTTGGCGATACGGTTACGGTCAATGTGCTTGGCCGTAACATCAATGCCAAGATTGCAAGCTTCCGGCAGTTACAATGGGAAACACTGGCGATGAATTTCGTCATGGTTTTTTCGCCGAACACTTTTACCGGTGCGCCTGCCACATGGCTAGCAACGCTTACAATTCCTGATGGTCAGAAGAACCTGGCGCCCGATGTCCTGCGACAGGTTACAAAAACATGGCCAGCGGTTACGACCGTCAGCGTGACTGATGCGCTGGATGTGGCGAATGATCTGATCAGCCAGCTTGCAACGGCAATTCGGGCTGCTGCATCCATCGCTCTTGCGGCTTCTGTTCTGGTATTGGGCGGTGCTCTGGCTGCAGGCAACCGCGCCCGCGTTCACGATGCGGTTGTGCTGAAAACGCTGGGTGCCACGCGCGGCACGCTGATTGCAGCCTATATCGTCGAATATATGCTTCTGGGCCTTGCAACAGCGGTATTTGCGCTAGTCGCAGGCGGCGTTGCTGGCTGGTATGTGGTGGTTGAAGTCATGAAGCTGAAGGCGCAGTTCTTGCCGGACGTCGCGCTGATGACGGTGGCTGTGGCACTCGTTCTAACCGTTGGATTCGGTCTGGCCGGCACATGGCGCGTGCTGGGTCAGAAGCCTGCAACCGTGCTCCGAACCATATGA
- a CDS encoding ABC transporter ATP-binding protein encodes MTEQVTSLNHGPIIELENVHLTLGHAASSVHVLKGVSLSIAQGMSVGIVGPSGSGKSTLLMVLAGLEHIDQGTVKIAGETISQMTEDQAAAFRGANIGIVFQSFHLIPNMTALENVAVPLELAGRKDAFEVAERELRAVGLGERLTHYPSELSGGEQQRVAIARALAPSPKILIADEPTGNLDTATGRQIADLLFSKQRENGLTMVLVTHDPSLAARCDQEIPVRSGRIEEPTRKETALETAVAGE; translated from the coding sequence GTGACGGAACAGGTGACTTCGCTAAATCATGGCCCGATCATCGAGCTTGAGAATGTTCATCTGACTCTGGGACATGCGGCATCATCCGTACATGTGCTTAAAGGCGTCTCGCTTTCAATTGCCCAAGGAATGTCTGTTGGCATCGTCGGTCCGTCGGGATCAGGCAAATCCACACTTTTGATGGTTCTGGCCGGTCTTGAGCATATCGACCAGGGAACGGTCAAGATTGCCGGTGAAACCATCAGCCAAATGACCGAGGATCAGGCTGCCGCTTTTCGTGGCGCCAATATCGGTATCGTTTTCCAGTCCTTCCACCTCATCCCGAATATGACCGCATTGGAAAATGTCGCCGTCCCTCTGGAGCTTGCCGGGCGCAAGGATGCCTTTGAGGTGGCCGAACGTGAATTGCGCGCTGTGGGTCTTGGCGAACGCCTCACGCATTATCCGTCAGAACTGTCGGGTGGTGAACAGCAGCGCGTGGCCATTGCCCGGGCGCTTGCGCCAAGCCCCAAAATCCTGATTGCCGATGAGCCGACAGGCAATCTCGACACGGCTACAGGTCGTCAGATTGCCGATTTGCTGTTTTCCAAGCAGCGTGAAAACGGATTGACGATGGTCCTTGTCACGCATGATCCATCGCTTGCCGCTCGATGCGATCAGGAAATTCCGGTGCGTTCAGGCCGTATTGAGGAGCCCACACGAAAAGAGACTGCGCTTGAAACAGCGGTGGCTGGCGAATGA